In the Methanococcoides sp. LMO-2 genome, one interval contains:
- a CDS encoding NAD-dependent epimerase/dehydratase family protein — MNAKTENRVKKILVTGGAGFIGSHIVDRLMESGNEVIVFDNFSSGNMGFIEHHVGNSKFKLIKGDLLSTEEIDKACESVDLVYHVAANPDVKLGAVDTRVHFDQNITATYNLLEAMRKNNVPNIAFTSTSTVYGEAEIIPTPEDYGPLVPISLYGASKLACEALITSYSHTFDMKSWIFRFANIVGDRSTHGIIVDFIQKLRNNPDQLEILGDGRQSKSYLHVAECVNAIMFTVNNSNESVNIFNVGSEDTINATGIGETVVEEMGLENVEFTYTGGNRGWKGDVPRMLLGIEKLKSLGWAPEYSSIRSVRETAQSLIDQI, encoded by the coding sequence ATGAACGCAAAAACTGAAAATCGGGTGAAAAAGATACTTGTCACAGGCGGTGCAGGTTTTATTGGAAGCCATATTGTCGACAGGTTGATGGAATCCGGAAATGAGGTAATTGTGTTCGATAACTTCAGTTCCGGGAACATGGGATTTATAGAACACCATGTTGGGAATTCCAAATTTAAACTCATAAAAGGGGACCTGCTTAGCACCGAAGAGATCGATAAGGCATGCGAAAGTGTTGATCTTGTTTACCATGTAGCTGCAAATCCCGATGTAAAACTTGGTGCTGTGGATACAAGAGTACATTTTGACCAGAACATCACAGCAACCTACAATCTGCTTGAAGCAATGCGCAAGAACAATGTTCCAAATATTGCATTCACTTCCACATCCACTGTCTATGGCGAAGCTGAAATTATCCCTACTCCTGAAGATTATGGACCGCTTGTACCGATCTCACTGTATGGGGCATCCAAACTTGCATGTGAGGCTCTCATCACGTCCTATTCACACACATTTGACATGAAGTCCTGGATATTCAGGTTCGCAAACATCGTAGGTGATCGAAGTACACACGGAATAATCGTTGATTTCATCCAGAAGCTCAGAAATAATCCAGATCAACTTGAGATCCTTGGTGACGGAAGGCAATCCAAATCATATCTTCATGTTGCTGAATGTGTCAATGCGATAATGTTTACTGTAAATAACAGTAATGAATCTGTTAACATTTTCAATGTCGGTTCTGAGGACACCATCAATGCAACCGGGATCGGTGAGACCGTTGTTGAGGAAATGGGACTTGAGAATGTTGAATTTACATACACAGGCGGCAATCGTGGATGGAAAGGAGATGTTCCAAGAATGCTGCTTGGAATCGAGAAATTGAAAAGTCTTGGATGGGCTCCAGAGTATTCATCTATAAGAAGTGTTAGGGAAACGGCACAGTCTTTGATAGATCAAATATGA
- a CDS encoding mannose-1-phosphate guanylyltransferase/mannose-6-phosphate isomerase, which produces MKSIILAGGSGTRLWPLSREKYPKQFLKLNDTSLFQDTVLRCLEVSDISDIFVVTNESQKFFVIGQIEELGHELPVENLLLEPEGKNTLPAICYGMKEIYRKFGRSVVGIFSSDHVLDTGAMETIASAEELASEYLITFGISPTSPQTGYGYIKPGEALGVGCKVSEFKEKPDLEVAKKYIKEGCLWNSGMFLFDTDVFFNEMKSNAPDVSDAFEKSEDVQEIYSKVPSISIDYGIMEKSDRVATVKIDHRWNDLGNFDAIYNEFDKDENGNVIYNCDDMLLDSTDNLVYSKPGKIVSMIDVNDMVVVDTPDALLVCPRKSSQKVKEVVSALKDDEDERVQLHQTVYRPWGSYTILEDSERHKIKNLVVFPHKKLSLQMHHHRSEHWVVVEGMACVENDGERYFLRQGESTFIKAGIRHRLSNPGKLPLEIIEVQLGEYVGEDDIVRFDDEYGRHE; this is translated from the coding sequence ATAAAATCCATCATTCTTGCAGGTGGTTCGGGAACACGCCTCTGGCCCTTAAGCCGTGAAAAATACCCAAAACAATTCTTAAAGCTGAATGACACTTCACTTTTTCAGGATACCGTCCTCAGATGCCTCGAAGTATCAGATATCTCTGATATATTCGTAGTGACAAATGAATCTCAGAAGTTCTTTGTTATCGGGCAGATAGAAGAACTGGGCCATGAGCTCCCTGTTGAGAATCTCCTTCTCGAACCTGAAGGCAAGAACACCCTTCCTGCGATATGCTACGGTATGAAGGAGATCTACAGAAAGTTCGGAAGGTCCGTTGTAGGAATCTTCTCATCGGACCATGTTCTTGACACCGGGGCAATGGAAACCATTGCAAGTGCAGAAGAACTTGCATCTGAGTACCTGATAACCTTTGGTATCTCTCCGACATCACCACAAACAGGCTACGGTTACATCAAGCCCGGTGAAGCTCTCGGTGTAGGATGTAAAGTCTCGGAATTCAAAGAAAAACCCGACCTTGAGGTCGCTAAAAAGTACATCAAAGAAGGCTGCCTCTGGAACAGCGGTATGTTCCTCTTTGATACGGACGTTTTCTTCAATGAAATGAAATCCAATGCACCGGATGTATCCGACGCATTCGAGAAATCAGAGGATGTACAGGAGATCTATTCGAAAGTTCCATCGATATCTATCGATTACGGTATAATGGAAAAGTCAGATCGTGTGGCCACTGTAAAGATCGATCACCGGTGGAACGATCTCGGGAACTTCGATGCTATATACAATGAGTTCGACAAGGATGAAAATGGCAATGTCATCTACAACTGTGATGACATGCTTCTCGATTCGACTGACAATCTCGTTTATTCGAAACCCGGGAAGATCGTTTCAATGATCGATGTCAATGACATGGTCGTTGTGGACACTCCGGATGCACTGCTTGTCTGCCCCAGGAAAAGCAGCCAGAAAGTGAAAGAGGTCGTCTCTGCCCTCAAGGATGACGAGGATGAGCGCGTACAGCTACACCAGACCGTATACAGGCCCTGGGGCTCCTACACCATTCTGGAAGATTCGGAAAGGCACAAGATCAAGAACCTGGTCGTATTTCCACACAAGAAACTGAGCCTCCAGATGCACCACCACAGGAGCGAGCACTGGGTCGTTGTTGAAGGAATGGCCTGCGTTGAGAATGATGGTGAGAGGTATTTCCTCAGGCAGGGTGAGAGTACGTTCATCAAGGCTGGCATCAGGCACAGGTTGTCGAATCCCGGAAAGTTGCCGCTTGAGATTATTGAGGTGCAGCTTGGGGAGTATGTTGGTGAGGATGATATTGTCCGGTTCGATGATGAGTATGGGAGACACGAATAA
- a CDS encoding Xaa-Pro peptidase family protein: MEQNKNTIDISTSLSDNNCDAYLMIGNSNNADMYYSTHFIAGDPFAYIQTKQGEEILIVSTMELNRAKMESRVSNVHTMQEYGFMEKLKARKDGELAYCDCLAELFQQKGVRHIMVPHDFPLFTAQTLKEEGFSVIPAKSPFREMRKKKDHEEIEKIRASQQACEKAMGTAIDLIADATVENGVLYSGEEALTSEAIRAAIEHTLLDHGCEAESTIVACGLKSSNPHWEGEGEITVDQPIVIDIFPRSKRSRYFADMTRTVFKGEASEELKKMYEAVHAAQEAAFAVLKPGALYSEVHNAVCDEFEKRGYDTIRNESKVGFIHSTGHGVGLDIHEQPSVAIQDGEIEIGHVVTIEPGLYYPELGGIRLEDMVVITEDGFENLTKMEKEFVV, encoded by the coding sequence ATGGAACAAAACAAGAATACAATAGACATATCCACATCACTTTCTGACAACAACTGTGATGCATACCTGATGATAGGAAACTCGAACAATGCGGACATGTATTATTCGACACACTTCATCGCGGGCGACCCTTTCGCATACATCCAGACAAAGCAGGGAGAGGAGATCCTCATCGTTTCCACCATGGAGCTGAACAGAGCGAAGATGGAATCCAGAGTCTCCAATGTACACACCATGCAGGAATATGGATTCATGGAAAAACTGAAGGCAAGGAAGGACGGAGAGCTTGCCTACTGCGACTGCCTTGCAGAACTTTTCCAGCAGAAAGGAGTCAGGCACATCATGGTACCACATGACTTCCCGCTTTTCACTGCCCAGACGTTGAAGGAAGAGGGATTCTCAGTGATCCCTGCAAAGAGCCCTTTCAGGGAAATGAGGAAGAAAAAGGACCACGAGGAGATCGAAAAGATCAGGGCATCCCAGCAGGCCTGTGAGAAGGCGATGGGAACTGCCATCGACCTGATAGCTGATGCAACAGTGGAGAATGGAGTCCTTTACTCAGGAGAGGAAGCCCTTACATCGGAAGCCATCCGTGCGGCGATCGAGCATACCCTCCTTGACCACGGGTGTGAGGCTGAGAGCACCATCGTTGCCTGCGGGTTAAAATCATCGAATCCCCACTGGGAGGGGGAGGGAGAGATTACTGTCGACCAGCCAATTGTTATTGACATATTCCCGCGCAGTAAGAGGAGCCGGTACTTTGCAGACATGACAAGGACCGTGTTCAAGGGAGAGGCATCGGAAGAACTAAAAAAGATGTACGAAGCAGTGCATGCTGCACAGGAAGCAGCTTTTGCTGTACTGAAACCCGGGGCTCTTTATAGCGAAGTTCATAATGCTGTCTGTGACGAGTTCGAGAAACGAGGTTATGATACCATCAGGAACGAATCCAAGGTTGGCTTCATACACTCCACTGGGCATGGCGTGGGATTGGATATCCACGAGCAGCCATCTGTGGCCATTCAGGATGGAGAGATTGAGATCGGGCATGTTGTCACCATCGAACCGGGACTTTACTATCCGGAACTTGGAGGAATCCGCCTGGAGGACATGGTTGTGATCACAGAGGACGGGTTTGAGAATTTGACAAAAATGGAAAAGGAATTTGTAGTTTAA
- the map gene encoding type II methionyl aminopeptidase, which yields MADKLHEIEEIIGKYRKAGEILSTVRSEAKDKIKVGASLLEVADHVEQRTIELGGFPAFPCNISRNDEAAHATPLAGDETIFGEDVVKLDLGVHVDGYIADSALTVDLTNEYGDLVKASEAALYAAIDTVQSGVNTAELGAVIEDTIHEHGFKPIVNLTGHGVGPYLAHVPPSIPNRHIDHGAVLEAGDIIAIEPFATDGAGIISDGALTEIFSLVGKKPIRLPAARKVLKEIEQYRTLPFARRWLTSDKLDYSLMQLEKAGIITSYPVLKEIEGGMVSQAEHTVIVTEDGCEITTK from the coding sequence ATGGCAGATAAACTTCATGAGATCGAGGAGATAATCGGAAAGTACAGGAAGGCCGGAGAGATCCTCTCAACAGTTAGAAGCGAGGCAAAGGACAAGATAAAGGTCGGAGCAAGCCTTCTGGAAGTTGCCGACCATGTGGAGCAGAGGACAATCGAACTTGGGGGATTCCCTGCATTCCCATGCAACATTTCAAGAAATGACGAGGCAGCACATGCAACGCCACTTGCAGGCGATGAAACAATCTTCGGAGAAGATGTTGTAAAGCTCGACCTTGGAGTTCATGTTGACGGCTATATTGCAGATTCAGCCCTTACAGTGGACCTCACAAATGAATACGGAGACCTTGTAAAGGCATCTGAGGCTGCATTGTATGCTGCTATCGACACAGTTCAGAGTGGTGTGAACACCGCAGAACTTGGAGCAGTCATTGAGGACACCATCCATGAACATGGATTCAAGCCCATCGTCAATCTCACAGGTCACGGTGTCGGACCATACCTCGCACATGTGCCACCAAGCATTCCGAACAGGCACATAGACCACGGCGCAGTTCTTGAAGCAGGAGACATCATTGCCATCGAACCATTCGCCACAGATGGTGCGGGAATAATCTCCGACGGTGCACTTACAGAGATATTCTCACTGGTCGGGAAAAAACCAATACGCTTACCTGCTGCAAGGAAAGTGCTGAAAGAGATCGAACAGTACAGGACACTTCCTTTCGCAAGAAGATGGCTCACCTCTGACAAGCTCGACTACTCACTTATGCAGCTTGAGAAGGCAGGGATCATCACCTCATATCCTGTGCTCAAAGAGATCGAGGGAGGAATGGTCTCCCAGGCAGAGCACACCGTTATTGTCACCGAAGACGGATGTGAGATAACAACCAAATGA
- a CDS encoding YunC family protein, with protein MIIEQIPLENGTAMGLKFEMQNAPLLVIKADKGFVMCGYLDTEIANKLGDVAAKVRGVNTFEDVLHAEVLDVTNHAKALGIKAGMKGHEALELMF; from the coding sequence ATGATAATAGAACAGATACCACTTGAAAATGGCACTGCAATGGGACTGAAGTTTGAGATGCAGAACGCCCCCCTCCTTGTGATAAAAGCTGACAAAGGCTTTGTCATGTGCGGCTACCTCGACACTGAGATCGCAAACAAGTTAGGAGATGTTGCGGCAAAGGTCAGAGGTGTGAACACCTTTGAGGATGTCCTCCACGCCGAAGTGCTGGATGTCACGAACCACGCAAAGGCCCTTGGCATCAAAGCCGGCATGAAGGGACATGAAGCACTTGAACTGATGTTCTGA
- a CDS encoding TRM11 family methyltransferase: protein MLYAFELSGEHDELPRAEVLACLDLVELEYEESDYFDQCLVVDIKGNPQEVESKLDYVAERVAMAHHILKVIEVCPDDVETILEIAEKADVSDHINREQKYVVRAKRIKHNSTIVCADMEKRVGGAIYRKGFNANLKHPDVEFRLILSEKCVFGSIIASVDRSAYEARAPHKKPFFYPGVLRPRVARALVNMAMVKKHDVVFDPFCGTAGILVEAGIVGGRVIGLEVRYKIAVGAHMNLQHFNTDHTMMLGDACRVPLVDASVNVVIADPPYGRSARIEAESIHHLYEESFAEMYRVLRPGGRAIIVSEMDISEFVKDAGFATKAQYLQRVHKSLTRKITVLEKAK from the coding sequence ATGTTATACGCATTTGAACTGTCAGGCGAGCACGACGAGCTGCCACGTGCGGAAGTCCTTGCCTGCCTTGACCTTGTTGAGCTTGAGTATGAAGAGAGTGACTACTTCGACCAGTGCCTTGTTGTGGACATTAAAGGCAACCCACAGGAAGTGGAAAGCAAACTCGATTACGTGGCAGAACGTGTTGCAATGGCACACCACATACTGAAGGTCATCGAAGTATGCCCGGATGACGTTGAAACCATCCTGGAGATAGCAGAGAAGGCCGATGTATCGGACCACATCAACAGGGAACAGAAATACGTCGTGCGCGCAAAGCGCATCAAGCACAATTCCACCATTGTCTGTGCAGACATGGAGAAACGTGTTGGTGGTGCCATCTACAGGAAAGGTTTCAATGCCAACCTGAAACACCCTGATGTGGAATTCAGGCTGATCCTTTCTGAGAAATGCGTCTTCGGATCCATCATTGCATCAGTGGACCGCAGTGCCTACGAAGCGCGTGCGCCTCACAAGAAACCATTCTTCTACCCAGGCGTGCTTCGCCCACGTGTGGCACGAGCACTTGTGAACATGGCCATGGTCAAAAAGCATGATGTTGTGTTCGACCCGTTCTGCGGTACCGCAGGAATCCTTGTGGAAGCAGGAATTGTCGGAGGAAGGGTCATCGGGCTGGAAGTCCGCTACAAGATCGCAGTGGGCGCACACATGAACCTTCAGCACTTCAATACTGACCACACCATGATGCTCGGAGATGCCTGCAGGGTCCCTCTTGTGGACGCATCGGTTAACGTCGTTATTGCAGACCCCCCATATGGTCGTTCGGCAAGGATAGAGGCAGAATCCATTCACCATCTGTACGAAGAGTCATTTGCTGAGATGTACAGGGTGCTCAGACCTGGCGGAAGGGCGATCATCGTTTCAGAGATGGACATTTCTGAATTTGTAAAGGATGCGGGCTTTGCCACTAAGGCACAATATCTGCAAAGAGTACACAAAAGCCTGACAAGAAAGATAACCGTACTTGAGAAAGCCAAATAA
- a CDS encoding M48 family metallopeptidase encodes MSLEYSIGINGIDIPYSLTHRKVKRARLEFRSGRLNVVVPKGFPDHEELILRHKLWVYRRYASSLATIENAASKELVQRSDSEFRELIFSFTGKISEDLGVQPEKVTFRKMKTKWGSCSSAGRLNFNRHLMHLPDDLVEYVVFHEMAHLIELRHSPCFWQIIDSRFDNRVHYDRELSAYWYLIQDHIHK; translated from the coding sequence ATGAGCCTGGAGTATTCCATCGGAATCAATGGAATTGACATCCCATACAGTCTTACTCATCGCAAAGTGAAGCGTGCACGACTGGAGTTCCGCTCAGGCAGGCTGAACGTTGTGGTCCCGAAAGGGTTTCCGGATCACGAGGAACTTATCCTGAGGCACAAACTGTGGGTCTACAGGCGTTATGCCAGTTCACTGGCGACCATCGAGAACGCCGCTTCCAAAGAGCTCGTTCAAAGGTCGGATAGTGAGTTTCGGGAGCTTATATTCTCTTTTACCGGTAAGATCTCAGAAGATCTTGGAGTTCAACCTGAGAAAGTGACCTTCAGAAAAATGAAAACAAAGTGGGGAAGCTGCAGTTCTGCAGGCAGGCTGAACTTTAACAGGCATTTGATGCACCTTCCTGACGACCTTGTGGAGTATGTGGTCTTTCACGAAATGGCACATCTCATAGAACTAAGGCACAGCCCGTGTTTCTGGCAGATCATTGATTCCAGGTTCGATAACCGGGTGCATTATGACAGGGAACTTTCAGCTTACTGGTATCTGATACAGGACCACATTCATAAATGA
- the truA gene encoding tRNA pseudouridine(38-40) synthase TruA, giving the protein MRVALKIAYIGSNYHGSQIQPNVPTVEGELFKALKELEIIKDPKSANFTSSGRTDSGVHAMGQVVAFDTDVPNLAIPRVINSKLPGTIWAWAHSLVPDNFDPRRHAVSRTYRYIMCGEQYDISRIRSASKLLQGTHDFSNFCTNEPGRGTVRTVERIDVRVSGNLTRIDVEANSFLWNMVRKIVTALMMVGSGVRDEEWLEQMLDPDSYEEGMGSAHAYGLVFMDVKYPIPIEWVEDGYAIRRAHERVHDHLVRYRVMADVLEHLLPIVPPSDEI; this is encoded by the coding sequence ATGAGAGTTGCGCTCAAAATTGCATATATAGGATCGAATTATCACGGTTCCCAAATTCAGCCTAATGTCCCTACAGTAGAGGGTGAACTGTTCAAGGCACTGAAAGAGCTGGAAATAATCAAGGATCCAAAGTCAGCTAATTTTACCAGTTCCGGACGAACAGATTCCGGAGTTCATGCCATGGGTCAGGTCGTTGCCTTTGATACCGACGTACCCAACCTGGCGATCCCCCGTGTGATCAATTCAAAGCTTCCTGGAACCATCTGGGCATGGGCACATTCACTTGTGCCGGACAATTTTGATCCTCGCAGGCATGCTGTAAGCAGAACCTACCGCTACATTATGTGCGGGGAGCAATATGATATCTCCAGAATTCGTTCAGCTTCAAAGCTCCTGCAGGGAACTCATGATTTCTCAAATTTCTGTACCAATGAGCCAGGCAGGGGAACGGTCAGGACAGTTGAACGCATAGATGTAAGGGTCAGCGGGAACCTGACACGTATCGATGTGGAGGCCAACAGCTTCCTGTGGAACATGGTCCGAAAGATCGTAACTGCATTAATGATGGTGGGAAGCGGTGTCCGTGACGAGGAATGGCTGGAACAAATGCTTGATCCTGATTCCTATGAGGAAGGCATGGGATCGGCACACGCATACGGTCTTGTTTTCATGGATGTGAAATACCCGATACCCATTGAATGGGTCGAGGACGGCTATGCCATACGCAGGGCTCACGAGCGTGTCCATGACCACCTTGTACGCTACAGGGTCATGGCCGATGTGCTGGAACACCTCCTGCCGATAGTCCCTCCTTCAGACGAGATATGA
- a CDS encoding formate--phosphoribosylaminoimidazolecarboxamide ligase, translating to MISKQQISEIISKYDQENLAIATVCSHSSLQIFDGARKEGLKTIGICVGQPPRFYDAFPKAKPDEYIVVESYADIPKIAQELVEKNAIIIPHGSFVEYMGAKNFAELPVPTFGNREVLEWESDREKEREWLEGAGIHMPKNVPDPKDINSPVMVKYYGAKGGRGFFIAKTYEEFLENIDPNEKFTIQEFILGTRYYLHYFYSPLETEGYSLSEGTLEMLSMDRRVESNADEIFRLGSPRELEEAGIHPTYVVTGNVPLVARESLLPLIFSLGEKVVEESIKLFGGMVGPFCLETVFTDHLEIKVFEISARIVAGTNFYISGSPYADLVEPDLSTGKRIAKEIKLAKDMGQLDKILS from the coding sequence ATGATATCAAAACAACAGATCTCTGAAATAATAAGCAAGTACGATCAAGAGAATCTTGCTATTGCAACCGTCTGCTCACACTCAAGCCTCCAGATCTTCGATGGAGCCCGCAAAGAGGGACTAAAGACGATAGGGATCTGTGTAGGCCAGCCTCCTCGTTTTTATGATGCTTTCCCAAAAGCAAAGCCTGACGAATATATCGTTGTTGAGAGCTATGCCGATATCCCAAAGATAGCACAGGAACTTGTTGAGAAGAATGCGATCATTATCCCTCACGGTTCTTTTGTAGAATACATGGGAGCTAAGAACTTCGCAGAGCTTCCGGTTCCAACCTTTGGTAACCGTGAGGTACTGGAATGGGAGTCAGACAGGGAAAAGGAAAGGGAATGGCTCGAAGGCGCGGGAATTCACATGCCAAAGAACGTTCCCGACCCAAAGGACATTAACAGCCCGGTCATGGTAAAATACTACGGTGCAAAGGGCGGAAGAGGTTTCTTCATTGCCAAGACCTATGAGGAGTTCCTGGAGAACATCGACCCGAATGAGAAGTTCACCATACAGGAGTTCATTCTGGGTACAAGGTACTACCTACACTATTTCTATTCACCACTTGAAACCGAAGGCTACAGTTTAAGCGAGGGAACCCTGGAAATGCTGAGCATGGACAGGAGGGTCGAATCAAACGCAGACGAGATCTTCAGACTGGGTTCACCAAGAGAACTTGAAGAGGCAGGCATACACCCCACATACGTGGTTACCGGAAACGTACCTCTGGTCGCCAGGGAATCCCTGTTGCCACTCATATTCTCCCTTGGAGAAAAAGTGGTTGAAGAATCAATAAAGCTCTTTGGCGGTATGGTCGGTCCGTTCTGCCTTGAGACCGTGTTCACAGACCACCTCGAGATAAAGGTCTTCGAGATCTCCGCACGTATCGTTGCAGGAACGAACTTCTACATATCTGGCTCACCCTACGCAGACCTGGTAGAACCCGATCTCTCTACCGGTAAAAGAATAGCAAAAGAGATCAAACTTGCAAAAGACATGGGTCAGCTGGATAAGATCCTCTCTTAA
- a CDS encoding ATP-binding protein, with product MINLKDDIQAGVVKKRYILGRRDENEDGVLDIGRYLALDRSSGSHVAIDALKPHAILICGKRGYGKSYTMGALIEEISLLPENIRQNLASLVIDTMGIFWTLGRGNDPQKELLQEWNMEPAGFDAEVFVPAGHVDEYTERHIEVTPFSIPVAQLHGYDWCELFSIKTTSPLGVLLVRIIEEMRESNESFSFKDIISRINADDRSDDVTKMAAENYLRTAASWGVFEKDACGISELIRKGCTSVLDVSSIEDKVVRSAVVGIIARDTYNRRLKERRSYERMAMGDEDIEQKMPMVWMFIDEAHLFVPSQGETLASDVLINEWVRQGRQPGLSIIFATQRPAALHPDIISQSDIVICHRLTARDDIEALEAIRPTYMKENIGDAIRKMGLERGIAFVVDDTSESTHLVKIRPRYSWHGGNEPSALNERR from the coding sequence ATGATAAACCTAAAGGATGACATTCAGGCAGGAGTGGTCAAAAAACGATACATACTCGGCAGGAGGGATGAAAATGAGGATGGTGTGCTGGATATCGGCAGGTACCTTGCACTTGACAGGTCCTCAGGTTCACATGTTGCCATTGATGCACTGAAACCACACGCTATCCTGATATGCGGCAAAAGAGGATATGGGAAGTCCTACACCATGGGCGCCCTAATAGAGGAGATCTCCCTTTTACCGGAAAACATCAGGCAGAACCTTGCATCCCTGGTTATCGATACAATGGGAATTTTCTGGACCCTGGGCAGAGGGAACGATCCACAGAAAGAGCTATTGCAGGAATGGAACATGGAACCTGCAGGGTTTGACGCAGAGGTCTTTGTGCCTGCAGGCCATGTGGATGAATACACGGAAAGGCATATCGAGGTGACACCGTTCTCCATACCTGTGGCGCAATTACATGGTTACGACTGGTGTGAACTATTCAGCATAAAGACCACTTCCCCTCTTGGAGTGCTTCTGGTAAGAATAATCGAGGAAATGAGGGAAAGTAATGAGAGCTTTTCCTTCAAAGATATCATCAGCAGGATCAATGCGGACGACAGGTCCGATGACGTCACAAAGATGGCTGCTGAGAACTACCTGAGGACAGCAGCCTCATGGGGAGTATTTGAGAAAGATGCCTGCGGCATTTCCGAACTTATCAGAAAGGGATGCACTTCGGTACTCGATGTGAGCAGCATCGAAGACAAGGTCGTGCGCTCCGCAGTTGTCGGGATCATTGCCAGGGACACCTACAACAGGCGTCTTAAGGAGAGGCGCTCCTACGAGAGAATGGCCATGGGAGATGAGGATATAGAGCAGAAGATGCCCATGGTATGGATGTTCATCGATGAGGCGCACCTCTTCGTGCCCTCGCAGGGAGAAACACTGGCATCGGATGTCCTGATCAACGAATGGGTACGACAGGGAAGGCAGCCGGGACTGTCAATAATATTCGCGACCCAGAGACCTGCGGCACTGCATCCGGATATTATATCCCAGTCAGACATAGTGATATGCCACAGGCTTACCGCAAGAGATGATATTGAGGCACTGGAAGCGATCCGGCCCACATACATGAAGGAGAACATCGGGGATGCCATCAGGAAGATGGGACTTGAGAGAGGCATAGCATTCGTTGTGGATGACACCTCGGAGAGCACGCACCTTGTAAAGATCAGGCCAAGATACAGCTGGCATGGCGGGAACGAACCAAGTGCATTGAATGAAAGGAGATGA
- a CDS encoding aminopeptidase: MDMKKSADMVINTCMGAKEGETVLIVTDTCTDEKITKALYTSAVDAGCEALLLTMEPRAQHGAEPPALVEEAMKNADVLLAPASKSLTHTKARKHASENGTRTATMPGITIGMMEEGGLNADYEKINSLADELLETLKGSKEVRITTELGTDLVIDVDGGEWMADTGMCQEKGQTTNLPAGEMYIAPKNVNGKAVIDGSMAGIGLLEEPLVIDIRDRKAVSFEGEGAEKLEEMVNRVEPDGRNIAELGIGINSAAMLIGVILEDEKVGGTIHIALGDNSTFGGDVSVDLHLDGIITGPKVLVDGKDLKVERFA; the protein is encoded by the coding sequence ATGGATATGAAGAAAAGTGCTGACATGGTGATCAACACCTGCATGGGTGCAAAGGAAGGGGAAACTGTGCTTATCGTGACCGATACATGCACAGATGAGAAGATAACGAAGGCATTGTATACCTCAGCAGTCGATGCCGGATGCGAGGCACTGCTACTTACGATGGAACCAAGGGCACAGCATGGTGCCGAACCACCTGCACTTGTTGAAGAAGCCATGAAGAACGCCGATGTACTGCTCGCCCCGGCATCAAAGTCACTTACCCACACAAAGGCACGCAAACATGCATCCGAGAACGGAACAAGGACCGCTACAATGCCGGGAATTACCATCGGGATGATGGAGGAAGGCGGCCTGAACGCGGATTATGAGAAGATCAACAGCCTTGCGGATGAGCTTCTTGAGACACTTAAGGGGTCAAAAGAAGTGCGCATCACCACGGAACTTGGAACTGATCTTGTCATTGATGTCGACGGCGGAGAATGGATGGCAGACACTGGCATGTGCCAGGAAAAAGGCCAGACCACCAACCTGCCGGCAGGGGAGATGTACATCGCTCCGAAGAACGTGAACGGTAAAGCCGTTATCGATGGTTCCATGGCAGGTATCGGATTGCTTGAAGAACCACTGGTCATCGATATCCGGGACCGTAAGGCTGTGAGCTTTGAAGGCGAAGGAGCTGAAAAGCTTGAAGAGATGGTTAACAGGGTAGAACCCGATGGAAGAAACATTGCCGAGCTGGGAATAGGCATCAATTCCGCTGCAATGCTCATCGGCGTGATCCTTGAGGACGAAAAGGTGGGCGGTACCATACACATTGCACTGGGAGACAATTCCACTTTCGGAGGAGATGTTTCCGTTGACCTTCATCTGGACGGTATTATCACAGGACCGAAAGTGCTTGTTGATGGCAAGGACCTGAAAGTAGAACGCTTTGCATGA